The genomic stretch TCCTGGGGCGCACGGTGCATACCGTGGCGTCATGCTCGGCGACCGTTCCTGGGAGGCGTGGATTTCGGAGTACTCGAAAAGCCACACCCATGCTGTCAACCGTCTGTGTCATACGGTGGGCATTCCGATGATTGCGGCCTCGGTCCCCCTGGCCGCCGCATCCCCGTTCGTCCCTCGCCTCTGGAAAGTGCCCGCCGCCCTCTTCGTCGTCGGGTGGAGCTTCCAGTTCGTGGGCCATGCCTTCGAGCGCAAGCCCCCTGAGTTCCTCAAGGACTGGCGCTTCCTCTTCGTGGGCCTGCGGTGGTGGGCCGCGAAAGTGGCGGGCAAGGCTTGACGCCCGCCGGAATCGCTCAGGCCCTGGGAGGCGCCGCTGGCGTGCGCACGTGTTCGGGCCGTATGCCCATGCCCACCAGGCGCGCCGGAATGCGCCGCAGGAAGGGGACGTGCTGGACCAGCCACAGCGGCAAGGGAAGCGCGGTGGACGCCGC from Myxococcus xanthus encodes the following:
- a CDS encoding Mpo1-like protein; translated protein: MLGDRSWEAWISEYSKSHTHAVNRLCHTVGIPMIAASVPLAAASPFVPRLWKVPAALFVVGWSFQFVGHAFERKPPEFLKDWRFLFVGLRWWAAKVAGKA